Sequence from the Candidatus Abyssobacteria bacterium SURF_5 genome:
GCAAATCCTCCAGCCGCTCCCGGAGCGGAGGAACCACGATACTGATGACGTTAATACGATAATACAGATCCTCCCGAAACGCGCCCTGCTCGACCATGTGCTTGATATCCTGATTTGTGGACGTGATTATCCGGGCGTCCGCCTGCAGCATGCGCGTCGATCCCAGGGGTTGGTATTCCCCGTTATTCAACACCCTCAGCAGCTTCACCTGCAGCGAAAGCGGCATATCTCCGATCTCATCCAGAAGCAGCGTGCCGCCTTGAGCCAAATAAAACATTCCCGGCTTGTCCCGCTTCGCATCGGTGAAAGCTCCCCGCGCATACCCGAACAGCTCCGATTCCAGCAACGTCTCCGGCAGCGCGGCGCAGTTGATGCGGATGTACGCGTTATGTTTGCGCGGACTCATGTTATGAAGCGCCTGCGCCAACAGCTCCTTCCCCGACCCGCTGGGGCCCTGGATCACCACGTTGCATTCCGACTCGGCAATGTTGGGCAACAGCTTGAAGATGTGTTGCATCTTCTCATTGCAACTGACGATGTTCTCCAACCCCCGCAGCTTGCTGATCCTGTTCTGCAGGTTCTCGATTTCCGAAAGATCGCGAAAAAATTCCACCGCGCCGACACAACGATCGGAACCGTCCCGCAACAGCGTCGTGCTGACACTGACCGGAAGCTTGCGACCATCCCGCCTGATGATGGTCACGCGTACGTTGCTCGCGGACTTCCCGTTCTCCAGCGTGCTCCGCAACGCGCAGCCTCTCTGACACAGGTCCGTCCTGAATATGTCAAAACAGTACTTCCCAATGACCTCCTCCCGCGTGAATCCCGATATCCTTTCCGCCGACCGGTTCAGCGATGTGATTCGGCACTCCTTGTCCGTCGTGAATACGCCCTCATCGATGCTGTCAAAGATAATCTGCGAAATGCCCTTCTGTTCACGGTCTTCTATTGTTGTCATTGCTCCTCACCAAAAATATCTCTCCTTGCCTCTTTCAGAAAGATAACTGCATCGATCGTGCCATGTTGGACCAACAATGGACAGCCTCCTCTAACTCATTCGTAATCAATACGATACGGATGACAACAGCACAGCTCAGTAACAAGTCCGCAACCCGCAAATAGTAGAAATGCAATAGTCGGTGTAACACGGCTGTTGCATCCCTGCAGCATTCTGCTCCAGCGGAAGGCATTGCTTCCCTCCGACCTGCCCGACGGAAACCTTGTTTCGCGGTCGACTTTCAGCGGGAAATCAGAGAGGACGAGAAACGGCAACTGGAGGGTTTGCATCCTGCAGAAAAGCACGCAACGGCTGAATATTCGACCACCAGCCTACGCGCCGAGCTTGAGGAGATATCTCAACACGAACAGGAACGCAAAAGTATAGACGAACGCATTTACTTCCCTGCCGCGCCCGCTCATCAGCTTCAGCAGGGCATAGGCGATGAAGCCGAAGGCGATTCCGTCGGTAATGCTGAAAGTCAGCGGCATGACGATCAGCGTCAGGAACGCGGGCAGCGACTCGGTGTAGTCCTCCCATTTGATCGATCTCACGCTGGTCATCATCATGCTGCCGACGATAATCAGCGGGGGAGCTATGACCGGGTAAAGGGGAATGCCTCCATACTCGACCGCGCCTCCAACCATCCGGGTCAGCGGATAAAAGAAAAGGGCGAGCAGGAAGAGGCCCGCCGTCACCATGTTGGCCAGCCCGGTGCGCGCCCCCGCCGTGACTCCCGCAGCGCTCTCGATATAGCTGGTGACAGTCGACGTGCCGAGCAGCGTTCCGCTGACCGTTCCGATTGCGTCCGACAACAGCGCCTGCCCCGCCCGCGGCAGTTTCCCATTGACCAGGAAACCGGCCCGTTCGCTGATACCGATAAGGGTGCCGACCGTGTCGAACAGATCGAGGAAGAAGAACACGAAAATGATCGCCAGCAGATTCGACAGCCCTTGATCCCTGAATAATCCAAGGATATCCAGCTT
This genomic interval carries:
- a CDS encoding PAS domain-containing protein; the protein is MTTIEDREQKGISQIIFDSIDEGVFTTDKECRITSLNRSAERISGFTREEVIGKYCFDIFRTDLCQRGCALRSTLENGKSASNVRVTIIRRDGRKLPVSVSTTLLRDGSDRCVGAVEFFRDLSEIENLQNRISKLRGLENIVSCNEKMQHIFKLLPNIAESECNVVIQGPSGSGKELLAQALHNMSPRKHNAYIRINCAALPETLLESELFGYARGAFTDAKRDKPGMFYLAQGGTLLLDEIGDMPLSLQVKLLRVLNNGEYQPLGSTRMLQADARIITSTNQDIKHMVEQGAFREDLYYRINVISIVVPPLRERLEDLPILIEHFIRKFRGKRKKDIRRVSDGALNLLRKHDFPGNVRELENAIEHAFVICEGNVIEAEHLPQRILEAVQNVENGHNGSFNGNSSEEAIIREALIRNGGNCSRSARELGMHRVTLWRKMSKYGILANNGETAESMPPS